Proteins encoded in a region of the Quercus lobata isolate SW786 chromosome 8, ValleyOak3.0 Primary Assembly, whole genome shotgun sequence genome:
- the LOC115957936 gene encoding LOW QUALITY PROTEIN: disease resistance protein At4g27190-like (The sequence of the model RefSeq protein was modified relative to this genomic sequence to represent the inferred CDS: substituted 1 base at 1 genomic stop codon) has translation MEVVASIVGSAVAATGRLFCGSLYSMIKSTVKLQSELDVFDKEMRSLIVLRDDVKDQKELAEKEGKVIRANVKEWLREVDELQLKVKPIEAGMVNSRKLSGCSFNCRKRYRVSREVAEILPEIERLLKAASFNSGVFYPSRRPRAVEHIPGPSIQAQTTASKSLEKTMSQLYVDEVRRIGIWGMGGIGKTTLVKNLNNELKSASVKSLGIVIWVTVSKNLDLKKVQTQIAERLNLEAKVEETLQGMATRLYQRLEKEEKFLLILDDVWEKIDLDILGVPQPEVHKGCKTILTSRFMEVCREMMTNVEVKMEVLNYEEAWQLFSQIAGDVVGLEQVRPFAEEIVRECSGLPLAIITMGTAMRGKKMIKLWKHALNELRRSVPCMGGVEVKLYMPLKWSYDSLEGNNIKPCFLYCALFPEDFSIEINELVRYWVAEGLIDEQDYEDSVNRGIVLIENLKDSCLLEDGSRDGTVKMHDVVRDVAIWIASSPEEGCKSLVRSGIGLSEISVGEFSSSLRRVSFIDNKITRLPDRVIQCSKASTLLLQGNLLLDTVPESFLQGFEALRVLNISGSRIQSLPSSVLQLGDLHALLLRDXFYLEQLPSLGELSRLQVLDLCATRIRELPRGMENLNNLRQLDLSRTHYLKTIQAGIISRLSCLEVLDMTLSAYHLSVKGEVEEEQTSFEELGCLERLLILSIRLDRIPCLSSENVTWINKLRRFQFFIGPTANSLPTRHDKRRVTISGLNLSGEWIGWLLGNASSLVLKNCLGLNEMLEDLVINSVGCFVCLKSLTIASSNSSLQPGGGCAAHSDLLPNLEELHLQDMTYLESISELVGHLGLRFQKLKLIEVTRCSQMKYLISCGHFILTLPNLEVIKVSFCDKLDELFSYHSRQKMYPDPVAPSLRILELKNLPKLRTLCRHEETWPCLEQVNVIKCNLLRKPPFTDQSADIMKEIRGESQWWSTLDLHDDRTKSSLQPYFHPAEDESNASQNLWK, from the exons ATGGAAGTGGTGGCTTCTATTGTTGGTTCAGCAGTGGCGGCAACAGGTCGGCTTTTCTGTGGCTCTCTCTATTCTATGATCAAGAGCACAGTCAAACTCCAATCAGAACTTGATGTTTTTGATAAGGAGATGAGAAGTCTTATTGTTCTTAGAGATGATGTCAAAGATCAAAAAGAATTAGctgagaaagaaggaaaagtaATAAGAGCTAATGTTAAAGAGTGGCTTAGGGAGGTCGATGAGCTTCAGCTAAAAGTCAAACCAATTGAAGCAGGGATGGTCAACAGCAGAAAGCTTTCTGGGTGTTCCTTTAATTGTCGTAAGCGGTATAGAGTAAGCAGAGAAGTGGCAGAAATACTCCCAGAGATAGAAAGGCTTCTTAAAGCTGCAAGTTTCAATTCTGGTGTGTTTTATCCAAGTAGAAGGCCCAGAGCAGTGGAACACATTCCCGGACCATCAATTCAGGCTCAAACAACTGCATCAAAATCTTTAGAAAAAACTATGAGTCAATTGTATGTAGATGAAGTTCGGAGGATTGGTATTTGGGGGATGGGAGGAATAGGCAAGACTACTCTGGTAAAGAACTTGAACAATGAGCTAAAGAGTGCATCAGTGAAGTCTCTTGGCATTGTCATTTGGGTTACAGTTTCCAAGAATTTGGACCTTAAAAAGGTCCAGACACAAATAGCAGAGAGATTGAATTTGGAGGCAAAAGTGGAAGAAACCTTGCAGGGAATGGCCACTCGACTTTATCAAAGACTTGAGAAGGAGGAAAAGTTTCTTCTTATTCTAGATGATGTTTGGGAGAAAATTGATTTGGACATTTTGGGAGTACCGCAGCCTGAAGTTCATAAAGGTTGCAAGACCATATTAACATCTCGATTTATGGAAGTTTGTAGGGAAATGATGACAAATGTTGAAGTCAAAATGGAAGTTTTAAATTATGAAGAAGCTTGGCAACTGTTCAGTCAAATTGCAGGGGATGTGGTTGGTTTGGAACAAGTTAGACCATTTGCAGAAGAAATTGTTAGAGAATGTAGTGGATTGCCTTTGGCCATTATCACCATGGGAACTGCTATGAGGGGTAAGAAAATGATCAAGTTGTGGAAGCATGCGTTAAATGAGTTGCGCAGGTCAGTGCCTTGTATGGGAGGCGTTGAGGTTAAGCTATACATGCCTTTGAAGTGGAGTTACGACTCATTAGAAGGTAATAACATAAAACcttgttttttatattgtgcTTTGTTTCCGGAGGACTTCTCAATTGAAATAAATGAACTAGTACGATACTGGGTAGCAGAAGGTTTGATAGATGAACAAGACTATGAGGATTCAGTCAATAGAGGCattgttttgattgaaaatctgaAGGACTCATGTTTGTTGGAAGATGGTTCCCGTGACGGCACCGTGAAGATGCATGACGTTGTTCGTGATGTTGCAATATGGATTGCATCGTCACCTGAGGAAGGATGTAAATCCCTTGTTCGTTCAGGGATTGGCTTGAGTGAGATTTCAGTTGGAGAGTTTTCAAGTTCTCTCCGAAGAGTTTCTTTCATAGATAACAAAATAACAAGGCTACCTGATCGTGTGATACAGTGTTCAAAGGCCTCAACTTTGCTACTGCAAGGTAATCTTCTCCTTGACACAGTTCCTGAAAGTTTTCTGCAAGGATTTGAAGCTCTCAGAGTCCTGAATATTAGTGGATCCCGCATCCAGTCTTTGCCGAGTTCTGTACTTCAACTCGGTGACCTCCATGCTCTTCTTTTAAGGGATTGATTCTATCTTGAACAATTACCCTCACTAGGAGAGCTTAGTAGGCTTCAAGTGCTTGATCTCTGTGCTACCCGAATTAGAGAATTACCAAGAGGGATGGAAAACTTGAACAACTTAAGGCAGTTAGATTTATCTCGCACTCACTACCTAAAAACCATTCAAGCTGGa aTAATATCCAGATTGTCTTGTTTAGAGGTTCTGGATATGACTCTCAGTGCTTACCATTTGAGTGTGAAGGGAGAGGTGGAAGAGGAACAAACATCTTTTGAAGAGCTCGGATGCCTTGAGCGATTACTCATCTTATCCATCAGATTGGATAGGATTCCGTGTCTCAGTTCTGAAAATGTTACCTGGATAAATAAATTGAGaagatttcaatttttcattgGCCCAACAGCAAACTCCTTACCAACTAGACATGACAAAAGGAGGGTGACTATCAGTGGTCTAAATCTCTCAGGAGAATGGATCGGGTGGTTGTTGGGTAATGCAAGCTCTCTGGTCTTGAAAAATTGCTTGGGATTGAATGAGATGCTTGAAGACTTGGTCATTAATAGTGTTGGgtgctttgtttgtttaaaatCACTTACTATTGCAAGCTCTAACAGCAGTTTACAGCCTGGAGGAGGATGCGCTGCCCACTCTGACCTATTACCAAATTTAGAAGAGCTTCATTTGCAAGATATGACCTACCTAGAAAGCATTTCAGAACTAGTTGGCCATCTTGGGCTGAGATTTCAGAAACTAAAATTAATAGAAGTGACCCGATGTTCCCAGATGAAATATCTTATTTCTTGTGGTCACTTCATTCTCACCCTGCCAAACCTAGAAGTAATCAAGGTAAGCTTCTGTGACAAGTTAGATGAGCTCTTTAGTTATCATTCAAGGCAGAAAATGTATCCAGATCCAGTTGCTCCAAGCCTACGGATATTGGAATTGAAGAATCTTCCCAAATTAAGAACTCTTTGCAGACACGAAGAGACATGGCCGTGTCTTGAGCAGGTTAATGTGATCAAATGCAATCTTCTTAGGAAGCCACCTTTTACTGACCAAAGTGCAGATATTATGAAGGAAATAAGAGGAGAATCACAATGGTGGAGCACATTGGACTTGCATGATGATAGAACCAAATCAAGTCTGCAACCTTATTTTCATCCAGCTGAGGATGAGAGCAATGCATCTCAGAACCTCTGGAAGTGA